GGCGTCGTCTACATCTTTCACGGTTCGAGCACCGGCCTGGTGGTCTCCGGCTCCGTGGTCTTCTCGGCGCCGACGATCGGTGGCGAGGCGCAGACGAACTCCAACTTCGGCAGCGTCCTCGCCGCCGGCGACATCGACGGCGACGGCACCGCCGAGGTCGCGATCGGCGTGCCGAAACAGAACGTCGGCATCGCCCTGGGCGCCGGCCAGGTCTTCGTCACCCGCCGCCTCGACCCACGCTGGCTCTTCGGCGACGGCTTCGACGGCCAAGGGACCGGCTTCTGGTCCGCCTCAACGCCCTGAGACCGCGCGGCGCTGTGCGGCGGCGCCGCAGAGGTGCCAGGCGCTTCTCTGCGGCGGACTGCCGCGGAGGTGTCCGCGCGGAGGTGCCAGCCGCTTCTCAGGCTCCAAGGCACTCCCTCACCAAGGTGAGACCGGGCGCCTGACCAGCGACCCTGTCGCCCCTGCCGCCGCCGCGGCAGACTTCCTTCAACCTCATAGGGAGACGACCATGGCCTGGTTTCACAACCGCACCGCCGCAAATGCGACCGCACCGAGGGCCGAAAGAAAGACCGCCGACCCCGCCCACGCCGAAGCGCTCCTGCAGCGCGCCCAGGAGCTCCGCGCCGCAGGCGACCTCATCGCCGCCCAGACCCTCGCCGAAGAGGCGCTCCACCAGAGTCTGCGCGCCCACGGCGAACGCCACGCCGCCCTCGTTCCGTTCCTCCTCGTCTACGCCGGCCTCCTCAACCAATGCCAGGGCTGGGCCGCCGGCAAGCCGTTCTACGACCGCGCCCAGCGCCTGCGCGGCCTCGCCTCGGCGCCACGCTGACGCCCGCCGGGCCTCGCCCCCCGGGAGCTCCTGACGCCGCGGCGCGAACCGCTTGTGCGCCGCGCACTGCTGGCGGACAATGCTGAGGTTGGCTCTCTGAACGTCGCCCTCGGGAAAGGACCGCCAGCTGAAAACGCCGCGCCGTCACCCGCAGGGCCCCGTGCGCCGGCTCGTGCTCGCGGGCTTCCTGCTTCTTGCCTTTCCGCACGCAGTCGCTCCGCTCGCCGCACAGGTCCTGACCGACTTTCATTTGCAGTGGGTCTGGTCGCAGGGCGGAGAGCTCCTGGGTCGTGCGGGCTTCGAAGTCGTCGACCTCGCAGGGGACGGGCGGTCCGAGCTGCTCACGACCGCAGTCACCAGCTCCACCGGCTACTGGTACACGCTCGATCGGGAAGGCGCCGATCTCGTTCAGACGCACAGTTCTCTCCCCTCCCAGGTTCGACCCGTTCAGGTCAACGTCGCCAGCGAGAATGGCCGGCCTCGCATCCTCATCACCGGGCCCGCCTCCATTCAGGTGCTCGACGGCCCGACGCGGGACGAGCTCGCCAGTTTTCCGAGCCTCGGCTCCCTCAACCGGGCCGCCGCTGCAGCCGATATCGATCTCGACGGCAGATTGGATCTCGCGGTCTGCGACGACTCCACCCTCTACGTCTACGACCTTCTCACCGGCAACGCACGCGTTCGGAACGGCTTCGGTTGCAAGGAGGTCGCCCTCGGGCAGACGGACTCCGATCCGCAGCTCGAGATCATCCTCGCCGGCAGCCCAGCCGGAGGCTATGTCCTCGACGGAATTTCCTTGAGCGTCGATTGGGGTGACGTACGCGGTTTCGGTGACCATGTCGCCGTCGCCGACTTCGACGCCGACGGCCAGGACGAAGTGGCGGCGCTTGCCGAGTCGGGAACCGTTGTGCGCGTCCAGGACCCCGCGACGGGCGGCCTGCTGTGGGAGGTCGCGACATCGCCGGCCGGTGCGCTCGCCGCCGCCAACATGGACGGCGAGCCGGGGGCGGAGCTGGTCTGGGCCATCCAGAATGGCTACGGCTCTCTCTTCGTCGTCGACGGCGCGACTCCGACGCAGCTCGGAGTCATCCCCAACCCCGCCTTCAGCGTCGAAGCGGTCACGCTGGGAGATCTCGATGACGATGGCGTCGTCGACGTGATCTGGAGCTCCGGGCGAGACAGTCCTGAGGGACAGCACGTCTACCTTCAGACGGGCGACCAGCTGGAGCCCGCAGCGAAAACTGCCGACCTCCGAGGTGGCGTTCCGGGGATGGCGGTGGGTGACTTTCGCGGCGACGGTACACCGGAGGTGGCCGCCACGTCCGCAAAAAGCAAGCCGGAAGACGGCGGCATTGCGTTCGTCCTGGCCCTGGAGAGCGGACGGGTTCAGCGCACCAGGTCCGGGCAGGCGGCCCTCGGCCCGGAAGCATCGGGCCTGGCCGCGGCGCAGCTCGACGAGGATGCAGCGCTGGAGATCTGCCAGTTCGGCGGTGTCGAAGTCGTTTGCTTCGACGGTCGCACCTTTGGCGGGCAGTGGGCTGCCCTGCATTTCGACGGCATCACGGCGGTGGGTGTGGGCACTTCCGAGGGCGAGACCCAGGCCGATCTTT
The sequence above is a segment of the Thermoanaerobaculia bacterium genome. Coding sequences within it:
- a CDS encoding VCBS repeat-containing protein, with translation MRRLVLAGFLLLAFPHAVAPLAAQVLTDFHLQWVWSQGGELLGRAGFEVVDLAGDGRSELLTTAVTSSTGYWYTLDREGADLVQTHSSLPSQVRPVQVNVASENGRPRILITGPASIQVLDGPTRDELASFPSLGSLNRAAAAADIDLDGRLDLAVCDDSTLYVYDLLTGNARVRNGFGCKEVALGQTDSDPQLEIILAGSPAGGYVLDGISLSVDWGDVRGFGDHVAVADFDADGQDEVAALAESGTVVRVQDPATGGLLWEVATSPAGALAAANMDGEPGAELVWAIQNGYGSLFVVDGATPTQLGVIPNPAFSVEAVTLGDLDDDGVVDVIWSSGRDSPEGQHVYLQTGDQLEPAAKTADLRGGVPGMAVGDFRGDGTPEVAATSAKSKPEDGGIAFVLALESGRVQRTRSGQAALGPEASGLAAAQLDEDAALEICQFGGVEVVCFDGRTFGGQWAALHFDGITAVGVGTSEGETQADLFLATFGPAVVAVSGSDGSPRWSSPIFDVSGFIINQIDLADVSGDARPEIVAGSMNTGVAGLATLNADTGQVLAGPWHLPLVSTFVVPGSGPPALLLAGLANGDVVPADPISGLLGPPVAAFPAAAHAMGIADFDRDGVADLVATIGNHVQVLDGQTGLPVWVSPYLRLSEFFSVPRLPLLAGDLDRDTVPEILVATLDGIVHFEAPLLLIFANGFESGDTSNW